From a region of the Catharus ustulatus isolate bCatUst1 chromosome 11, bCatUst1.pri.v2, whole genome shotgun sequence genome:
- the LOC117001525 gene encoding hydrocephalus-inducing protein homolog gives MAVNLRIAGDGSGEFSVDSFTQMQRDSNQSWRKEARGPLEPREFAIKPSTTVIRALGWQDLKITLCSNTVREYKLELVVDVVGVGNRWLALPLTARCVVPALRVLNPVMSLGYCLLKFPREEKLTLVNDSDFLAATVFSLRFGLASSSSPQMLLGGVITGIKRFE, from the exons ATGGCTGTCAACCTCCGCATTGCTGGGGATGGCTCAGGAGAGTTCAGCGTTGACAGCTTTACTCAGATGCAGAGAGACAGTAACCAGTCTTGGAGGAAGGAAGCTCGAGGTCCTCTGGAGCCAAGGGAATTTGCCATAAAACCCAGCACAACTGTCATCCGTGCCCTGGGATGGCAGGACCTCAAG ATCACCCTGTGTTCCAACACGGTGAGAGAGTACAAGCTGGAGCTGGTGGTGGACGTGGTTGGTGTTGGCAATAGGTGGTTGGCActgcccctcacagccag ATGCGTCGTTCCTGCACTGCGAGTGCTCAACCCTGTCATGAGTTTAGGATACTGCTTGCTAAAGTTTCCCCGCGAGGAGAAGCTGACCCTTGTGAATGACAGCGACTTCCTGGCTGCTACCGTCTTCTCTCTCAGGTTTGGCCttgcctccagctcctcccctcAAATGTTACTGGGGGGCGTTATTACGGGAATAAAAAGGTTTGAATAA